The window ttcccccagcccccgggTTCTACTTCTCCCCCTAGGCTCTCACCTCATGGCCTAGGTCACCCAGCCCATCCAAGGGGAATCGGCCTGGGTGGGGGTCCTGGAGGGCTGGGGGTTCTGGGTGCTGGCTGGTGAACCACAGACTTTGTCCTGGTATCCGGCCTGGCCACAGGGAGCCCAGCCTGCAGGTGCCCAGGCTCAGGGTCtgtgaggggcgggggggggggggggggggggggggggggggggcgccctggGAATAGGAGGCCTGGAGCCCCCTTCCTGGCCTGGTAGCAACCAAGTGGGTGCAGGGCCTGAGAGGGGCTCTCTCCCCAGGGTTAGCCAGACACAGCCCTGCTTGGGATGGGTGGGGTCGCTTTTGCTTCCAGGGCTTTCTAAAACCCTGCCCCTGGGGAGAACAGTGTGAGCAGACACCTCACCCCGAAGCCCCTTCAAGCTGCAACACGCGGGGGTCTCGGACCAGGCAGCCCCACCCCGACCCGCCGGGTGGAAGGGGGGCTCTTCTCCCTGGGTGTTGGGGAGCAGCTGTGTGGCCAACACGTGACAGCagctggtgggggttggggggaaacCAAGGTGGAGCCAGAGAAGGTCCGGGCTGTCCCTGCCCTGGACGGGAGGGGTGGTGTGCCGTCGGCTGGACCCTCCTCCCGGCCCAGCTCCCCGACCCTGGGTCTCCGGCGCGGAGGCATGGGGAGGCCGAACGACCCCCGGGGCCGAGGCGCAGACCCTCCGCGTACACCCCTCCCCGCCCGGTGGCGCCACGGAGCCCGCCGGCCGCTGCGACACAGACACGGTTTAATGGGGGACAGGCCGGCCGCCCGCTCAGTACTCCCAGAGCGCGACCCCGGCGGGAGCGTCCGCGTCCGCGCGCAGCAGCCCCGAGGCGCCGCCGCGCAGGTACTTGCCGCTCCGGGCGCGGATGGCCAGGCGGCCGCGCTCGCGGAACTCGAAGAGGAAGTCCTCGGCGCGCTCGCCGTCGCTGCACACGCTGCCGTGGCTGCCGGTGTACCAGAAGCCGCCGCCAcggcctgggggcgggggacgCGGTCGGCGGGGGTCCTGTCGGGCCCTTCCGATCGCCGCGTCCCcggcccgcgccccgcccccgacTCCCGTCCGGATCCGCACCTCGGATGTGGTAGGCGCCGTCGCTGAAGCTCAGGCGGAAGACGTCGTAGACCGAGCGGTTGGTGTCCAGCTGGTTGGAGCCACGACGGTGGCAGACGAAGCCGTCCAGGCCCCGCAGCACGAGGATGGGGCGGTTGATGAGCTTGAGAATGAACTCCTCGTCCTCACCTGGTGGGTGGAGTCGGGGGCTGAGGGGTGGCCCCGCGCCTGCCGCCTTCCCGGGTTGGGTGAGGTGGGCGGGGCACGTAAAGGGCCCCCCGGACTCTTGGCGCCTCTTGTGGGCCCCGTGGGCCACGGCCACTGGTGACCTTGGCAAGGGGCCCGCGGCCACTGAGCCCCAGGTCCCCCCACATGTACGGTGGAGATGAGGGCGCTCTGGGCTCCGACTGCTCCCTGGTGTCCCGAGCGCTCTTCTGGACCAGCAAGGATGACCGTTGCTTACCAAGCGCTGTGGCAGCGGTGATGCAGGGGGCAGGAACGGGTTCTCAGTAGGGACCGGGACTCTGCGCAGAGAGCCCAGCCCTCTTTCCCCAGGACGGGTGAGGAGTGCTCACCCACAAAATCGCTGGTGGCCGCCAGCTGCCCATTCTTCTTCATGCACACGTAGCGCCCATTGCTAGCCTTGAGTGCCACCCGCCGGCCGCGCCACTCCACCTCAAACATGGTGCTGGcggagctggaaaaggcagggcATGGTCCCCTCGGAGCAGCAAGACATTGGGAGCTCAGGGTCAGGCTTCCCCGTCCCCCTCAGGTCCGGGACCAACCCCCCCAGGGGGAGACACTGGCCTTCTTCTGGCACACCCACCACCACTAGGAGCTGCCCCTCACCCCAGTGGGCATTCGTTCCAGTGGTCCTCCCGGTGCAGATGAGGTGACAGCGGTGGTGATGGATCTGGAGATGGGGGTGATGTAATGGTGCTGGTGATGGTGGTGACGGAGGtggaggtgatggtggtgatggtgacagtTGTGACAGAGGtggaggtgatggtggtgatggtgacagtTGTGATGGTGACGGAGGTGGTGGAGGTGATGGTggtgacagtggtggtggtggtgacaatagtggtggtggtggaggtgatggtgatggtgacagtgGTGACGGAGGTGATGGAGGTGACGGTGGTGAcggaggtggtggtggaggtggtgatggtggcagaTGTGGAAGTGAAGGTGCTGCGGAGATGGGGACACACTCACACTTGTGTGGCCGTGGCCTGGATGCCCCCATGGGTGACCAGGGTCCAGTAGCCCCCCGTGCTGGAATAGAAGGTACACTTCTTTGTCTCCTGGTCAATTTGCATCAGGAAGGTCTCATGATGCAGTTCCTCGTCTTGGTTGGCTGAGACGTTGACCCCTGGAGGGAGGATATGGGAAGCCCCTCACGCCTCTCCCTGGGTCGGGGGGTGGGAGCGGAAAGGTGGGGAAAAGCATGCTTGGGGGCAACGCTGGAGACAGAGGGGCTCCCATCCAGAACCCTTTGGAATTAAGACTTGGAAGGCACTTCTCGGAGGGCGGGGGCCCCCATGGCCATGTGGGCTCACTGCAGATCTCCACGTCTGGTTCCCTGAAGGTCCTTGGCCCAGCTCCTGCCACAGCTCCGGGAGCCGGGCCCTTCCGTGCCGGCAAATCCCCTGCCTCTGCTAATCGTCAGGTAATCAGCTTGCCTCTGCCCTCTCGACCCAAGCCTTACACCAGCCTCTATTTATAACTCACTCTAAGCCACTGGGTGGGCACAGTGGGGTCCCTTTCTTCCTCAAGCCATCGCCCAGGACACACAGCTGGGGCCTGGGGTCCACTGAGCGGAGGCTGGCCCCCCTgtcacctccccagcccccctctcACATGTGTGGTCTCCCAGGAGCCTTGAGGGAGGGCAAGACTATCTGAGGCTCTGCCTGGGGTTCCTGGAAGGGGGACACAGGGGACATTCAtgccggggtggggtggggggagagggcaggcaCCGGAGCCTCCCTGGTATGTTCCCATGAACCACGCCCCTGTTTCCAGTGATGTGACACATCATAGAGCTCCGGACGAGGCTGGCCTCCAGCGTGTCCGGCTGGTGGGGCCGGAGGGAATGGGGGCCTGAGGGTCAGGGCCAGATCCTGTCCAAGCCTGTCCCCAGGAAGGTGGGGCGGGCGCCAGGCAGGGCCTGTGCTAGACAGGGTGAGACCTGGGGTCCTTGCCCGGCTCCCAAGGCCGTCCCTCCAAAGCGGGGTCTGTCTCCACCGCCACCGTCCCATCAGCAGTGCTGACAGTGTCCAGTGCCCGTGGGCGCTGTGGGCTTTGGCCGGGGCCGCACGCCACTGCCACCTCTGAGGCCAGCGTCCTGGGCATCTCCGGTCACACACCCCTCCAGACAGACCGCGGCCGAGGGGCTCCAGCTCACACGGCTGTTGTCAGCAGCCGTCTTGTGACCACGAGGGCACCAGCCCGATGTCGGAGCTGTTCCAGGAGAGCGGCCCCATGAGAAGCGAGCAAAGGGCTTTGATGACGCCACTGGACTGGCAGTGGTGTCCTGCCTGCGACCCCACGACCCCGGGGCCTCCAGACTTGCACTCATATGAGATACTTCGTGTCCTTGAGCCATTCGGGACCATATTTCTGTTAGCCACATTGCGTCACTGAAGGCCAGCGGTGGAAGCAGCAGAAACAAGCAGGCTCTGGTTGACGGAGGTAAAAGAAGATCGTGCAGGCCAGTGGGGTGCTCCCAGACACCCCATGGGGAGGAAGACGGGTTTGGGGCTGCCCGGCCGGCAACAGCATTGGGATGAAGCCACCAGCACTCGGCAGAACCTGCAGCTCCGGCTGCCTCGGCAGCCCCCGTGTCCCCCCACAGGCCACTGGCTGCCAGGTCAGCATCTgaacatggggggtggggggcaggtcaTATGCCCTCAGGCTTATTGCAAAGGACCGAGCAGGCGAACGTGGGGCGTGTCCGGCTTCTACCCTGGAAGGCAGAGCTTGCCCTTAGTAGGGGATTCCCCCGGGAAAGGGACAGGCAGGTGCACGGTGGTCCCGAGACGGGAGAACAGTCCAGAAGGCACCACCGCCACCAGCACTGTCCCTGTCGCCACCTCCAGTGCCACCGCGGCCCTGCTCGCCAGCTGAACACGCACAGCCGCCTTTGTGTCCAACACCTCCTCTGACCCTCGCAGAGGAAGCCCTTCACACCACTGGCTGCATTTTGCTGACGAACCAACCACAGGGGCCTTCCCGCAGGCCAGAGAGCCTTGCGGCTGGACTGTAGGGCCTGTGCTGGGAAGGACAAGGGCTGACTGTCCTCCGTTGTGCCCCGCGACCTGGCCACGGTCCAGACAGGCCTGCGGGAGGGGTTTGCCGGATGACCGTCCCCACACAGGACTGGTCTTGGGAACCCTGACTCCAGGCAGGGCCCCCACAGCCACAGCAaggctgtcccccccccccccaccgccaccaccaccagggGGCTAGTGGCTGGGCCTCTGCCAGCGGGACCAGGGGCCAGGTCAGGGTGCACACACCCAGGAGCCCAAGTAGGGCCAGCCATGACTGCCGGCCTGGGCCCAGCCACTCCGGAACCTCAGCTTCTTCTCAAGGAAGCAGCAGTTGCCCATGTTCACCCCGTAGGTGTGTGATCACACGTGGAAAGGCCCCTTGGGCACACGAGGCAGGTGAGCGATGATCCAGGATGCAGAGAACCAGGCTGCACCCACCGGGCAGACACCGTGCCTTCCACCAAGAAGCCCAGGCCccggcggtggggggtggggggggaggcgggcACCAGACTGGAGGGACCCCAAGGTCCCTCCTCATTCCACCCCTAGGTTGGTGGAGGATCCCCACTGGTCAGGCACGGGTGGTGTGGCCACCGGAGCCCTGCCCACTCCACTCCTGCTGGCTCCTGGCCCTttcctcagccccctccccaatTTCCTGTAAAGTTCAGCAAATGGAGCGGTGGAAgagaaggggtgggtggggacagcGGGGGCAGCCCCCTGCCCCTCGCAGCAGCCGGCCTGGGCCTTGCCCGCCTCCTGCTGGGCAGTGCCCGTCCCCCACTCGAGCCGCTGCCCAGCACGCCCAGGGCTCAGTGGTCCCGAGAGGGACCCCCGCCTTCTGGCTCTGCAGCCAGCGGCCCTCCGCCCACACGCGGCCCAAGGTGCGCCCCTGCCCCGTGCACTGCCACCGTTCGTCGCCACCCGCGCGGACACGATGCCACTGCCCCAAGCGAGCCCCCACGCTGAGGTCAGAGTGGCCGGCCCGGTCGCACCCACGTTACCTTGCCGCACGGACACGTAGCGGCGGTTGGCGGCCACCAGCACCACCTGCGGGTGACTCTCCTCCAGGTCGAAGAGCTCGTCCTTGCCGGGCCTCGAGTTGCGACCCGCCCTAAGCGTGGCAGTGGGGCCCACGGGCGCCAGGTAGCGGCCATCACAGTCCTTGAAGGCCAGCTTGCCCGCCTTGAACTCCAGCGTGTAGCGGGCTCGGGGCTCGGGCTCCCACACGAGGCGGCCGTCGCTGCGCAGGTAGCGGCTGTCACAGGACCTGAGGCAGTACTGCCGGTTCTGGAAGATGAGGGTGATGAGCGCGCCCACGCCCCACGGCGTGTTGCTGTCCGCCACCATCTCGTCCTCCTGCGGGCACAGGTGCACGTAGCGCCTCCGGCTGACGCTCAGCAGGTGAGCCTGCGGGTGGATGGCCAGGTGTACGGTCCACAGCTCGGCCGGGGAGATGGCCGTGGCGAAGCAGGACAGCCGGTCCTCGGTGCCACCGAAGAAGCGGCCGTGGGGCTCCGACCGCAGCACCCAGCGCCCGTCGGGCTGCGGCAGGACCAGGAAGCGGCAGTCACGACCCGGCCGCTCCGCCTCGCAGGCCACGCGCCCGTCCTCCTCGGCTGACAGGTAGCGGCCCAGGTGGCTGCTGCGGAACAGCACGGCCGGGCCCTGCCCCGGGTCAGGCTCCAGCACCCACATCTGCTTCCGCTTGAGGCTGGGTGCCGAGGCGTTGACCTTGAAGCCGAAGCTCTCGGCTGTCAGGTAGCGGTCGGTGTCGTTGACCAGGCCGAACTGGATCTTCAGCACCTGGTGCAGGCCGTTGGTGGGCATCTTCGGGGCTGGCCCTcggcgcccccccgcccccgagggGCCCGGGAAGCTCTCTCCGCGTGCTCACGGCCCCCGAGGTCCCCCGGAGGCCTGGCCGGCGTCATGGACCCGCTGCCCTCTGACCAGCGGCTGCGGGGCCCCCGGGGCCGTTCTTACATGGCCCACGGGCAGCGGAGGGCGGGTGGGAGGGCGGATCAGAGCTGTGCCGGCTTAGGGACAGCGGCTGCCTTTCGTTACCCCAGCTTGGATTTCAGCCACTCCTGGACTTCACGAGTGAGCGGCCGGAGCCCCGGGGCCTGCACGGCTGGAGAGCTCCGCCCGCCCAGGGCCGCCCACCTCCCTGTTGTCTTCTGGCGGCCGCCCAGGCCCACGCCTCGGGCCCTGTGCCCCGCCTCCCGGCCCCCCGCGCCTCTTGGCCTCTCTCCCACGTGtctcccacctcagggccccCGGACCCACTGCACAGACTCTCCAGCCCAGCCCGGCTCCTTCCCGATGCAGAGAAAGCCGCCTGATGGAAAGTCGCAGCGGGGCCGCAACCCGATCGCAGCCCTCCGCCCGCAGCCGCCGCCAGATCCTCGGCGGGATCTAGTTACCCTTCTCTGATTCCTGGTGCCAGGAGCCCAGCACGGCCCCCCGACTCAGGCAGCCCGCAGCCCCGCGCCCGGTACCTCTCCCAGGGTGGCCCAGGCTGGGCGAGTGGCAGGCGGGGGCGTCAGTGCCATTGAGTGGCCAGGtgcgcccaggcacccccatcccgGCCCTTGCGGCATCCAGGCCCAAGCCAGGGTGCAGGCAGTGTGGAGAGGCCGGCCGGGCGGCCTGGTGGTGCGGGGCCCAGGAGAGGCCCCCGGTTTGCCAAGACGGCAGTAGTGTGATGGAGAGAGCGATGCCCGCCTCAAGGACCACACAGAGGGAAGGTGACATGGGACCGTGAGCGTGGAGCAGATGGTGTCCCAAAGGCCGTGTGGACCCAGGGCCGGAGGACCAGGCCTGGAGCCCACCCCCGTGCTGTAGGCACCGCAGGGAGCccactctcccccttcccccgGTGAGCGGAGCCGAAGCCAGCCTTGCTGCGTGGCCCTGGGGACTCCTAAACTGTCGTTTGTGTTGCCGGGGCGACTGGTCTGTGAGGTCTTTAAAGGGCCTGGTCTAGGGGGTTGTGGGGCCCGAGGCCCTCTCAGCAGTCAGATGTGAAGAGCGGGCTGGGGGAGGCCGGAAGCCGGccacccctgcctccagcccctcccgGCCCCAGCCCCTGGGACCACCTGGCTAGACTCGCTCCCCCTGAGCCCACGGGGGCCATCTTTGGGGACGTGAAGAGGTCAGCTCAGCCGCACCCTGCCTGTCTGTCTCCTGCACCTGCCTCCGGGGCTGGGAGCCAAGCGGTGAAAACAGAGCTGCCCGGCCTGGGCCCGGGCCAGCCGTGGCGCCCTCTTCCTCATTGCAGCGTGTGCCGCTCGGGCCTCCCTGGGGAACGGGCCCGGGGCCACGGGCATTTCCAGCCAAGCCTCCGGAGCCTCGCCTCGGCCTCGTGGGTCCCGGATGCTCCGGCAGCACCCCTTCGACCCTCTGGAGGCCATGACGGGCCCCCCCACTGGGGGaaagggcctggggctgggcgtGTGTGGGCCCCAGGGAGCGGGGAGGGCGGACAAGACCCAAGAGTGCTTCCTCCGTTCTCCAAGCCCTGGGCAGCACCCTTGGAGGCCCATGCAGACACTGGGGAGACAGACAGGGTTACATGTCCCTTCGCGGGGGGGCCAGAGTGGGATTCCGGGAGACAGACCTGGACACAAAACCTCACAACAGCTCGGCGCACGCCGTGGGTTGGTCAAGTGAGGCTGGTCTTGGCCCTCCCTGGGGGCTGGCATCGTCCATCTCTGCGACCCACACGCATTGAGGGGGCACCAACTGTGTGCCTGGCTGGGCTGTGTGCCAGGTACCCGCTGGCAGGGAGACGTGTCCTCCCCCCAGAGATAGTCCCCACAAAAGATCTTCCCAAGCCCCGGGGGCCCGGGCCTAGCCGCGATGCCAGGGAAACGTCCGCGGTCTGGGGGTACAAGCCATGATGCTGTCCACACCTGTTCCTCGCTGGATCTCACTTTGTGCCACCTCCCAGGGCTTTGGGAACACCTGTGGGACACGTGCCCAGCAGCACTGCTCAGTTcatctgtggggggggggggcctgcggGGCATGCCCAAGGTCCCCCCAACTCCCAGCTCTGACGGAGCGCGGGATGCCTGATTAGCACCGAGGCCTCATTAGTGCTGACGGGTGCTGGCAGGGTGCTCACGGGCGTCACGTGCCCAGCGGGAGGGCGGCCAGCTGCCAGGCGCTAAGTGGGCCTGGCTCCAGGAGGCCTCTTGGTGGCAGGGCCAGAAGTGGCTGTGGCCTCTCAGTCCTGGGGCCCTACAGCCCGAGGTGGGCATGGGGTGGGGCTGCCTGGCACTGACCCACAGTTTAAGCCAGGGGGTGACCTTTCAGGCCCCAAAGGGACTCTTGAGGGGTGGGCCTCGGAGCCCGGGCTTCCTTGGAGGCAGGTAGTTTGCATGGATctaccctccacccccctccgGCCCCAAGGCCCAGATGCCTGCCGGGGGTCGTGGTTCCTTTCCGGATCCCCTGTGAGgctctggcacacagtaagtactgTGAATGTTTGGGAAGGTCTGGACCTTGTGTGATGCGCTGAGACCCTGCAGCACGCGCTCCAGTGTGGACGTTGTGTGTGCAGGTGCCCGCGggcggacggacggacggacggggCAGGGCAGAGTGAGCCTCGGGCAGCTGCTGGGCCAGCCCCGGCCCCGGAGATGCTTCCCTGGACCCCAGCCTCAGGGCCCACTCATGGCCGCCCGGAGGGTGATCAGGCTGCGTGCAGCACAAGGGAGTCTGTTTGAGACTCCCCGTGAGCGCCTGCGGTGGGCTGGAGGTGTCCTCGGGCAACGGGGAGCACTCCTCACGGAAACACGTGCCACCCTGTGGCCACGCCCCCCGCCAGGGGGTGTCCACACAGCCACCGTCTGGGGGCACACAAGGTCTGGGGCCTGTCCAGGATGCCCTCAGGGGCCTCCAAAGCCCCCTGACCCCGCTCACCTCTGAAACTGccctcctggggggtgggggcgtgtgCCCCCCGTGTGTGTCCATTGACCTGGGCTTTCATCTGCGACCTCCGGACGAGGCCCCAGGATGGATGTCAGCCCGACTGATGCACCAGCTGCAGACCTGTGTCACTCGAGGACAGGTGCCTTTCCCTCATGGGTGCTTAAGGGCTGTTCGTGTGAGCGGCACCCCGCGCCCCCTTCAGGGAGTGGCCAGCTGTAGACGGACAGAGCTGGGCGGACCCTGCTGCGGAAGCTGGGCCTGCAAAGCAGGGGCTGCCTCAgctctctgagctgccagcagacaAGCTTGGGACAGATCCCCCGCCGCAAGCCCCACTTAGTGAGGTCGGGCTGTGGCCAGGAGCAGAGAGGGCCTTGAAGCCCCCGGCCCCTGGCATCGACCCCGGAGAGCTCAGGAAGCCGTCCCTTCCCTGGGATGCTGGGGGGTGGCTTTGGAgggcctccctccccaaccccgtCGGGCCCCTCCCGGGGCGGCCGGGAAAAGGACTCTCGGTCCTACGTATCTAGACCACCGGCCTTGGATGCGCAAGGCCCGCCCGGGCTCCTGCCGGCACACGGCTTGCTGCCATGGCGACCGGCACGTGTACCAGGCCGGGTGCCCGGGCAATGCGGATGCTGGTGGCGTGAGTTGGCACAGGCCCCGTGTGTGTAcaggccgggggagggggtgggtcccCACTTCGGCTGGCCTGGAGCCCTGGAAATCGGGAAACGGCCCAGGACGGAGACCGGGGCAGCCCTACCACCTGAGGGACGGACCTCCACGGGCCACACCTGTCCCGGACCCGGGTCTCGGGTCCCTTGCTAGAGCAAGGCCGGTTGTGCCCTCCCCGCAGGGCAGTGAGTCTCTGGGAATGCCTTCCAGGAAATCCCCAGTGCCCCACCGGCTCTCAAGTGCCCCCGCCTCAGCCCCGGGACAGTTGCTGCTCTGGTTAGAGTTCCTGTCCTACTCGGTTCCGGGCACCGTGCCCTCCGGGGGCCAGGCCACTCCGCCAGGCCCCCTTCTGGTCCTGGCCCCCccaggcgaggcgaggcgaggcgagggcTATCCCGCTGGCCTCGAGGCTGCTGGGCCTGGCCCAAGGCCCTGATTTTCATGCTCCCAGCCCCAGCATCTGTTCCTGGGGGGGCCAGCTTGGCAGGCGCCCCAGGCCCGGCCTCCTGCATGGTTCCTGAAAACAGGCCCAAGGCTCGGTTGCCTCATGATTCTTTCATGGTGGAGTTCTGCGGCTCTGGAGCTCCATTTACACGGGCCGGGCCTGGGTTGGTTTACGGGAGGCCTGCAGGCGGTTTAGGGTGACAGGCTCCCTTCTGCAGGGCAGAAAGGACAGGGCAGTCCTTGGGATGaagagtgtggggagggggccagggggTGCCCGCCCGTGTGCTACCTGCTCCCCATGAAAGTCCAGCCCCCGGCCtcgcccctccccctcagccctaCCCCAACCCCGCTCCTCCTGAAGGCAGGGCAGCTCCTGAAATACTGGTTTTCATGGGCTCCTCTCCGGCGTGCGCCCCTCACCCCGACCCCCCGAAGTGGAGAGCCGCTGTCTGGGTAGGAAGCTGGTGTGGTCTCCCGGCTCGGCTCTTGTCTCTTGTCTCTTGTAAAATCGTACAagtcctggggagggggcggttaTTTCTGGAGGggtgtagggagagagagagagagagacctctgAGCCCGGCCCCCGCAAGGCTGAGCGTCCCTGAAGGGACCATGAGAGCAGGACTGCGGGCCTCTCAGCAAGTCCAGATGCCCTGTGGCCACTGCTGTCTTCCAGCACCCaaaccccagggcctttgcatatttCTGGAACTGGAAGGGAGCACTCACAAGAATATCTGAGAGTAAATCCCTGGCTGCACGGGGCTCAGAATCAGGACCAGATCAAGTCCAAGAAGCGACGGGGGTAATTACCGTCCACCTGGGCTTCCAGACACACACCTGGCAGGGACAGTCAGGAGCCCGCGACTCCGAAGGTGACGAGGGCAGCCCGGCACTCTCACACGCGGCCACGCACACACAGCGAGCCGCAGACACACATGCACGTAGCTGCCGTCCGTCCGCAGAGGCTCAGCCCACACCCCGCACGCCGACAAGCACAGACACACAgtaagtacctactgtgtgcctgaaGTCTCGCCAGTGAGAAAAGCCACGCACGTGCCCACTGTCCTCTGTCAGATGGCTCCCAGGGGCATCAGCTCGGGCCTTTGTGCTGGTCCACTTTTTGTAAAACTCTCCGCACCTTTGGGTGATGCTCTAAGTGGCGAGAGAGTAAGACAGGGGTCGTGGGGATATACTATCTGACTTTATGGCAACTCAGTGACCTAGGTGATCCGGGGTTAAGTCACTGTTGGGACAGCCATCATTAAAACATACACTTAGATGGCTCAGATGAACGTGTCCTATTCACGTTAAATCGCCTGGCTTTGATCACTGCACTGTAGCTACGTGAGACAATGTCCCTGTTCTCAGGAAAAACACACTGAAATATGAAGGAGTAAAGGGCGGGATGTCTGAGGCCAACTCCCAAGCTGTTGAGAAATGAGAAGAGATAAAGAACAATGAGGCAAGTGTGGGAAATGTGAAAACAGTAAGTGTGaaattatctcaaaacaaaaaggTTGAAAAGTATAATGACTAGAATAAAGAATTCCATCACGGGGTCAGAAGAAGTCAAAGAAATGTCccagagagttggggggggggggagcagaaacAGGAATAATGTTAAAGGATTCATCTGAGAGATAAGACGCCCAATAACAGAAATCCCAAAAcagaaatgctgaaaaaaataaaccaggaaaGAAACAAACTGTGTTGGAAGGGACACAAGACATTTCGACGTTTCACCAGAACCGAAGGGTACTGAGTGGCCAGGGCCTAGAAGTGGTCCAGACCAAGAGACTTCACCAGAAGCACACCCAGAGATCTCAGCTCAGCAGAAACAGAGAAGCCTAAAGCTTCatagagaaaacacaaaacaatccTGAACATTGGATCAGGATTCAAATGACACTCATTCCCCAAAAACAACAGCATAAACAAGACACAGAGTCAAGACTTCAAAATCCAAAgggaacattttctttattattattgttatgcttagttaattttgagagagagagagagagagaatgtgagcaggggagggacagagagagagggagacacagaatccgaagcgggctccaggctccgagccggcagcacagagcccgacgcggggctcgaactcacaaactgtgagatcatgacctgagctgaagtcagatgctcaaccggctgagccacccaggcgccccaaagggaaCATTTTCAACATGGATTTTCCTCACTCCCCAAACGACCCTTCCCAGGAAGGGTAAAATACAGGCCTGTGCGGGTACCCCGCCCTGCCAGGGGGCCCACCAAACTCCGTCCGCCCTGGTGTAAAGCTGGGCCTGGAGAGAGGGGTCTGGGAAGGTGCTCAGCACAGCTAAGC is drawn from Panthera uncia isolate 11264 chromosome E1, Puncia_PCG_1.0, whole genome shotgun sequence and contains these coding sequences:
- the FSCN2 gene encoding fascin-2 gives rise to the protein MPTNGLHQVLKIQFGLVNDTDRYLTAESFGFKVNASAPSLKRKQMWVLEPDPGQGPAVLFRSSHLGRYLSAEEDGRVACEAERPGRDCRFLVLPQPDGRWVLRSEPHGRFFGGTEDRLSCFATAISPAELWTVHLAIHPQAHLLSVSRRRYVHLCPQEDEMVADSNTPWGVGALITLIFQNRQYCLRSCDSRYLRSDGRLVWEPEPRARYTLEFKAGKLAFKDCDGRYLAPVGPTATLRAGRNSRPGKDELFDLEESHPQVVLVAANRRYVSVRQGVNVSANQDEELHHETFLMQIDQETKKCTFYSSTGGYWTLVTHGGIQATATQVSASTMFEVEWRGRRVALKASNGRYVCMKKNGQLAATSDFVGEDEEFILKLINRPILVLRGLDGFVCHRRGSNQLDTNRSVYDVFRLSFSDGAYHIRGRGGGFWYTGSHGSVCSDGERAEDFLFEFRERGRLAIRARSGKYLRGGASGLLRADADAPAGVALWEY